The nucleotide window GAGGAATTAGCGTACCAAAGTTGGTGAATGAAATTTAAGTGTATTGATTTAGTATTACTCATGCAAGTACCTTTTTGCGTAGGTCATCCATTTGTTCCATCATAATCTGTGTCTGCAGTTGACAACAGTAAAGAAAGAGAAATTTTGGAGTGAAGATAAAAGGAGAAAACTTTCAGGTTTTAAATTAGTGGGATTAGATCCAAATATTATACAACCACCTTCCGTTGTCTAGCCCTTGCAAGAGCTCCTTCAAGTTGCTTCTCAAGGTTATGCAGTTCTTTCATATTCAATGGTCCAAGATCTTCTCCAAGCAAATGCCTGATTAAACATATACTATATAGTGAATTTTATGAATCGATGCAAGTATGTGTAATTACACTGATTTGAACTCAAACCTTTGAGTGCGTTGCAGTGCTTCATATTTTGCATTCAACTTGATTACTTCTTGGTACCAACTCTGCATTGATAAAAGCAAAGACAACTAAAGAACAATAGCCATGCTCACTAATAATGATTCCCAAAAGATAAGCATATAGGGTAAAATGTATAAGCTTGCTTCACAGCTCCTCTACAATAGGCAAAACACTAAATTAGTCACTCTATTACAAAAGTgagcaatttagtccctctatgATTCTTTTATAATTAAAAACCTGAGTTTCACGTTCATGGGTATTGTCATGAGGAATAAAGCAGCAACGTTGATATCGCTCAAGGGTCTTGGTCATACTGCCAATAAAGCAAGTAGAAAGGTGACAATCAACTTATTTACACACAATGGTTAGGGAAAGCAGCATAAGGTTTGGCATTTCTAAGCATAATCATGATTAACTTCCATGCAAGGGATTCAAGAAAGTAGAAAAAAAGAATAGAGTAAATACATTGAATCCGGCCCTCAATATTTCTGAGGAACAAGGTTTTCAATGATTTATAGATTAAACTTTGAAGGGTATGATCATAATTACTTTTGTTACAATAAATAATACCCAATTAAAGTAAAATCCAACCATAAAAACTTTATCCAGTTGGCCCCTTCGTAGCTTTTTCTTGCTGTATTTTACTTTCATTTAACTCAATGTGGAACTGGTTTTCCTACTTAATTGCAAACAGCATGTGAGAGTGAGCTTTATTGCATAAATTGAAGCAAAATATTAACTTTAGCTCAACATATAGCTTATTTATAACAGTTTCAGAAACAAAACTATGATGTATTTAGCTAAAAACTCTTCACTAAGAAATTTATTCTGTTAGAGAAGATAATTTTAAAAGGAAAACCACATATGtaccattaatatatatatatatatatatatataatcgaagAAAAGAGAAGTTAAATTTTAAGGTGCAAATTCTACATTAAACCTTGTAAAAGGCCTTCAAATTAAAAGCAGTCAAAGAAACCAAGAGCCAAAGTCAAAAGTTGTGAATTATGAAGGACAAGGGATGTGGTGAAAGGATATCTGAGCAATGTCGTCGTAATTCGtaatgggggggggggggtttGTTTAAGCTTTCTTGTGAAAGAAAAGAGTCGCCTTTCGTACTAGTATTTCCAGAACTGATGATAAATGAAAAAAACCTTAGCAAGGCCAAGAACCGGAGAGCAAGACCCAATTTAGAGGAAAAAGGAAGGtcctttttttgtttcttttgcgAATGAGATGAAACGTGACAATTTATCACTAAAAAAGGCTGATATACTCAGGGTTACTAGACATGAACCCAAAAGCCAAGGAAAAACCATGTGAACTCACAACCATGTCAGATGTTAGTGAGAGAGCAGTAAAAAcaagagaaactgaagaaaagacAAGACTTTGATGGACTTTTGCATGGTAGGAATCACTATGCACAATCCATAACCAAAGTAGATGTAAATGAGTAGAAAACTTTTGAATATATAAAGTTAAGGATagagaaagaaatgaaaaaggactatgagTAGATTGTTTAACGTAGTTTTGTATTAATATACCCTGAGCTGCTAAACTCATAGAGCTTGCCACGATTGGAGAAGATGATAAGAGCAATCTCAGCATCACAAAGCACAGAAAGCTCATAAGCTTTCTTGAGTAAGCCATTTCTTCTCTTAGAGAAGGTCACTTGTCTGTTAATCTTGTTTTCTATCCTCTTCAGCTCCACTCTTCCTCTCCCCATATTTTTCTTTCTGGGTTTTCAGCAAAGGGGGTTGTGGATGGTAAAAACTAAAAAGAGATAATTCAAAAATGAAGGTGAGGAAAACCTAGAACTaaaggatatatatataaatataattacagCTTGGTGTAAggcatttatataaataaatgtaaaTTTAGATATGTGGAGCAGGAAAAGGTAACTGCATCTTCTTCAACAATAAAATGGAAACCCCAATGGCCTATGGTATTTCTTGTTTTCTCTTTTCAGtttcaatttttatcattttctttttttgtacGCTGAGTTTGAAATTATGGTTTTTATCTACGCGCTTTAAACAACCCTGCCTTGCACGCTCCTTTTAAGCGAAAAAATAAATGTTCCTTTTTCCATAAATGTCTTTATATTGTTTTTAATAAAACCTTTTAATTCCATCCATtacagcttttcttttcttttttttcaactcATGAAAACAATATTTGTATAATTTGACtctattttaaatgattttaattcaattatttatactttactctcaaataaaatcaataaacTTTAAACTAAACTAGAAACCTTATCTGAATATAAATTACATATTTAGAATATAGAAGAGTgtttgaaaataatatataataaagaaGTACAGAACTAATTAGTGAAGTACAGAATTAATTAGTActaacacatgaaatatgtatgatattaaaatataaaaaaattgtaaGTAAAACGAAATTTAAACACATCGATTAAGAATACTAAATGAATATATTTGTTTACCTTTGTTTTGTTATCAATCTGAATTGGTGTTGagttaatttgtaaaactaccttAATCAACAATATTATTAGAATACACAAACATAGTTATTAAAGtttcataaaagaaaacaaaaatcgtTTTAGTTTAAACAGTGTCATTAGTTCAAATTTCATTGtagataaattttattaatttataaaatatataaaataaataaataaatacactcacataatcatataacttacttagcagataaaataatattttattaatttcctAAATCGATTGATGAGTACCACCAACTTAATAAAATATAGataagaataaaaatattattattttctttttgaaaatttacGTTCCTTAAAAAATTAtctatttctctttttttttagaaCTACCATGTCTCTACTCATATTATATCGggacaaatgtcaaatttatgtataaattttgatttaatgtgtaatgtcatacataaaaattaattttgtgcgattttatatatgaaatttgatttgattcaattttcacaaaccactagtaaaTTATCGAACTACAACTTTACATTAATATATTGCATgcacaaacaattatattaatctaatatgaaaataaatatatgtaattattcttttaaatatgtacgattaaatcaaaattaaaatttcatatatatacatataaaaatcacaaatcaaatttcacatatttaattcaaaacttatgGTTTTAAAAGATAGTTATTTACCTAGAAAAATATTACTTTTATCACCCGACAGTCATAAAATCTagtaattttaaagaaaatactGACTTACAGTTTAGCATTATGTTTTCCGGTGGAGGTGAATTCGTAGAACAAAGAAAAAGTAAGTTAATATTATTTCATGTGCAGACACACAGATTTAGATCATATTGgacataataattaataatatcgTCAAAGGTTCCACTTTTAGTTTGCATAAAGTTGGATTTTGGATAAGATAACCTTATaatttttagattattattatattattttgaaaacatttatgcattttttatttttatttttgaattaggataaattaaaaatatttgtaaattTCAGGGTTGATTTTAAAACTATGATTAAatcgatataatatgtaaaatttgagggctaaatttattattataccaatttttAATTATCATTTCAATTTACCGTTTGTAATTTTAACGAGAGTGACCAAAATAATCGAACCATGCAACATGAGTGCTCAATTAATTTTTCGGAATTCATAAAAGCCTCTCTCTAGTCTTGCTCAATTAATAAAAAAGATGCTAAAAACATTCTTCAAGATCTCAAGTTTAGAAGACTCTTGAAGCAAATTCATCCATCAAAGGTTAAATCTCAAAAACCCTTGGATCAAAATTCTACCCAATTTAATTGCATAAATATAAAGTATATCAAACTCGTTCTTCAAAATCAAGTCTCAGATGACTAATAAAGCAAATCACATCAACCCAATTTCAAGTCTCAAAGATCCTTGGATCAATTTCAAGCAATCTCAAGCAAATAACTCCCCAAACTCGTTTTCAAGATGTCAAGATCAAGCCCAAATAATTCTTGAATTGAAGATTTATTGAATAATAAAGTTGtgtttgaataaaaaaaatttagtggaATGATTTCATTTGTATcaaggtttttaaaattttaaaatcaatttacTTTTTTTGGGTAAAAATAATAGAGAAATTGGAAATGTACGAGGAATTTTAAGAGGGGATTTAAGTGGTTCAATTTCCTTTTCCAAATTCCACCAAAAGAGttggtttttcaaaaaaatttcattattttatttttaacacaCATGTCcactataaaataaaataaaaataaattttaaaaaacatttttatttaactttaatatatattttaaaattttattttattagaaatAATTATAACTCTTTTACAAATATAGTGGTATCGGATATTTTCTATATTATTGTtgagaatattttattattaagtggatgtctatCAAAATTAAGATAAATTTAACGTACTTTAGGACTCTAATAGTCATTAGTAGTAGAATTTTATTTCATTCATACTTCTTATATTTATAAATAGGCTTTGGATAAACATTATAAACATCCCTATtcatcaataaaattatttttcctatgctctcctatctctgattcttttatttatttttaatatttttatttttatctgatAATTAGTTTTAACTTGTAAAATTCCAAACACTCAAGTtttcttaaaaaatatttatcCAAATTAAGTAATTATAATTACtagcattttgaatttataaattttaaaatacaaacattttaaaaatcttcaaaattttacaatttttctcCCAAACACAGTCTTAGAAAATTTCAAAATATGTGGTATTTTCAAAAAAGATTTCATTAgctaaatttctattttttaattttatctaaaGAAATGGTTTCTAAAaattaatttgtaattttatttcatttaatacatATGATCTCACTATAAAGTAAAAAGCTTACGAAAAAGATGTACACAATTGAGCTTTTAGTGACCTAAAAAAATCAATTGACCCATTCCGTTAATGGAAACCATTAGTTGACCGGTTTAACCGTTAACTTCATTGACATTGCTGATAAAAAGCATCAGTAACTACCACATGGTAATATTATGATGTgaatttttaaaatgtgtataTAGAATGAACTAGACATATGATTGTCTAAATTCAAATGAACTGGATAATTGGTTTTAATCCTAaaccttaaacaaatataaacatttgatttaatcttttaaattacaattttactattgtaaaaattacaaattaatttctaattttttaatttgaatcaaaacaAATATATTTTAACAAAAGTGGTTTATAATGGAATTATTATAAATCCCAGTTGTTGTAATAATTACATTTAATTTTGCACTTCTTAGTAGCAACAGTTGTTTTACAAATGAaaaattgtatttgagtttttagGAATTTTAAGATATTAGGTTAAAGGGTTAGTGGCATAAATTATACAAAATGTGAAGTTTGGAAACAATGTCAGTaattcaaatataaatattaatatttttaagccATTTTACAAACAATGAACTTCCAATCGTTTTTCATTAACAGATtttgaaattatataaaaattcataTGCTCCATCAACCCTATTAattctatatattttaatttcttaataaataatatatatattttagttttcgcacctttaaaatttttatatacttctttagaatttttaaaatattataatttttgaagTTTTTGTACTCATCTTAAATGAATATGGACAACAATATGTCCATATTCATTTTTATGTACATTttaattatcaataaaatttaaaaataacgtCACAATATTACCACATGGCAATTTCTAATGACTTCCGTCAACCATGTCAACGAGATTAACGATTAAATCGATCAACTAACGATT belongs to Gossypium arboreum isolate Shixiya-1 chromosome 7, ASM2569848v2, whole genome shotgun sequence and includes:
- the LOC108483765 gene encoding agamous-like MADS-box protein MADS3 isoform X2, translating into MGRGRVELKRIENKINRQVTFSKRRNGLLKKAYELSVLCDAEIALIIFSNRGKLYEFSSSGMTKTLERYQRCCFIPHDNTHERETQSWYQEVIKLNAKYEALQRTQRHLLGEDLGPLNMKELHNLEKQLEGALARARQRKTQIMMEQMDDLRKKERQLGDLNKQLMIKLEAEGQNLETIQGLWGCCGAAATENFPLHLSQTQPMECDLQPVLQIGYHHYVEAEGSSAPKDMAGTTIPI
- the LOC108483765 gene encoding agamous-like MADS-box protein MADS3 isoform X1; this translates as MGRGRVELKRIENKINRQVTFSKRRNGLLKKAYELSVLCDAEIALIIFSNRGKLYEFSSSGMTKTLERYQRCCFIPHDNTHERETQSWYQEVIKLNAKYEALQRTQRHLLGEDLGPLNMKELHNLEKQLEGALARARQRKTQIMMEQMDDLRKKERQLGDLNKQLMIKLEAEGQNLETIQGLWGCCGAAATENFPLHLSQTQPMECDLQPVLQIGYHHYVEAEGSSAPKDMAGETNFIHGWVI